TTCTGCGTCCTTGCAGGAGACGGAGGATCCCATCGCCCACATCCACTTCACTGCAGAGGGCGAGGTCACCTTCAAGTCCATCCTCTTTGTGCCCTCCACAGCCCCTCGTGGTCTTTTCGACGAGTATGGGTCCAAGAAGAACGACTTCATTAAGGTATGGTTGCTCGTGGCCTGCGGGGCACCTGGGTTTTTAGACTTGTCTTACCCGCAGCACTGTACGAGTCCTGTTTGTATTCCCATCCGATCgatcagcatctctctctcactctttcgcaGCTGTTTGTGCGTAGAGTCTTCATCACCGATGATTTCCATGACATGATGCCCAAGTACTTGAACTTTGTGAAGGGCGTGGTGAGTATTATCAGGGCAGATCCACACCTCCAACACGTTGCCCCCTTGAAGGTTGACGGCGTGTAACTCCTGTTTGCGTCTCCTCAGGTCGACTCCGATGACCTGCCTCTGAACGTCTCCAGAGAGAATCTCCAGCAGCACAAACTGCTCAAGGtgagacctgctcctgcctcgcGAGATCCAAAAATCGAATCCAACTTTTACCTGCGTAGCCCCTTTTTCAAGCGGCGTCACAAAGGGCGTCACAGGTGCCCAGTGGTCGAGAAACCATCCACGGTCCAGTACTACCTGTGTCAAACCAAGCAGACCGCTCACCGAGCTCACGTCTCTCCGACCAGGTCATCCGTAAAAAGCTGGTGCGCAAGACCCTGGACATGATCAAGAAGATCGCCGAGGAGGAGTACAACGACAAGTTCTGGAAGGAGTTTGGCACCAACATCAAGCTGGGGGTGATCGAGGACCACTCCAACAGGACCCGTCTGGCCAAGCTGCTGCGCTTCCAGACGTCCAACAGCGACACGGTGCTGGCCAGCCTGGAGCAGTACGTGGAGCGCATGAAGGAGAAGCAGGACAAGATCTACTTCATGGCTGGGACCAGCCGGAAGGAGGTGAGAGTTGTGGAAAATCAGCGCTGTGGGCATTGTTCAGGGACGTTCTCAAGGAAGGACACCTGTTCATACATACAAACCTTGACTAACATTCGTAGAATACTTTACATCTAAAATCTGGTTTGGCATCCGAACCAGGGTgacccttttttttttgtctgtgttgTAATCTGAGCTTGACTCTCCctgccatcctcctctctcaggcCGAGGCCTCTCCGTTTGTGGAGAATCTGCTGAAGAAGGGCTACGAGGTGGTCTACCTGACCGAGCCCGTGGACGAGTACTGCGTCCAGGCTCTGCCCGAGTTCGACGGCAAGCGCTTCCAGAACGTGGCCAAGGAGGGCGTGACGTTCGACGAGGGCGACAAGgccaaggagaagagagaggcagtggaGAAAGAGTACGAACCCCTCACCACCTGGATGAAGGAAAAGGCCCTGAAAGACAGGGTCAGTCTAGCGAACATCAGGGTCCAATTTGAAAAAGCTCAAGGACCAACACAACCTTTTAAGTCAAACTCTGAAGTGATTTATCTATCCTGTGCACAGTGTGTCACAAGGTCATCCTGTACAAAGAAATTGTTACGACATGCTGCTTGACTTGTCATAGTTAGTCCCATTGAATATACAAAAATCTTTGTTGTATTTACAAAAAGTTAACTGTTTTTTTGTTGCATGTTTTTTCCAAAGATTGAGAAGGCTGTGCTGTCCCAGAGACTGACCAAGTCCCCCTGTGCCCTGGTAGCCAGCCAGTACGGCTGGTCAGGAAACATGGAGAGGCTCATGAAGGCCCAGGCCTACCAGACAGGAAAGGACATCTCCACAAAGTAAGAGCTGGTTGGAAAATAATGCCCTCAAATCTCAGAGGACATGGACATGACTCTGTATTAATACAGTTTCATTGTTGTTTTCCAGTTACTATGCCAGCCAAAAGAAAACACTAGAGATCAATCCCAAACACCCACTCATCAAGGAAATGCTGAAAAGAGTCAATGTAAGTGTAATGTAAAAGCCTTGAACAAGATGGCTGACTTGGTGACAGACATCCAGCATCGTACGTCTTGTGTCGTTTACCGACTCCTCTTCCGCCTGGCTACCACAGAGCGATGCGGAGGACCAGACGGCCTCAGACCTGGCCATGGTGCTGTTTGAGACGGCCACCCTGCGCTCCGGCTACCAGCTGGCCGACACCAAGGCCTACGGAGACAGGATAGAGCACATGCTCAGGCTCAGCATGAACGTCGACCTCGGCGAACAGGTATGTCTCCTGTCTACACCGTAGTGGCAttaccaactgtctctggagaagGGCATGTCTCGCTGAGTTTTTCCTGGTCTTCTCTGAGGCTTCAGgttgattgttgttgttgtcctgtGGGCCACTGTGAAGCCCTTCGTAAAAACGTCTATACAATTAAAGTCTAAAGTCGAATGTGCTTGCGTACACCACATACAATCACGAGCAGCGATTAAGAGACTGTAGTGCATAGTTTGGAGAGCAGGATTTGGGATTGGGAGACCCtgaagtgttttgtttttgacgTCTCTCCTCAGGTTGAGGAGGAACCTGAGGAGGAACctgaggagcaggtggaggaagaggaggctgaGGATGCAGAGGAACttaaagcagaggaggaggaggaagagcaggataTGGTGAGCTGGTAAAGGGAGTGTCTTAGGAACGAGGGATTGTGAAATGGAGGATGATGAACTCATGTTTGTCCCTCTGTTCTTGTCATTACAGGGTGCCAGAACTAAATTGGAGCTATGAGGCAGCAAGGGGAAaacgggggagggatggggggcatATATTTGAGTAGATGTCCATCTCTCTGCTACtgatgggggtgatgggggggctAGGATGGACAGGTTTTTTAAGGGACTTCTTGTGTTTTCAGTTGGTGTTTCATGCCAAAACGCTATATGTCAGGAAGACGTTTGGTCCACAGACTCATAGACTTTTAAGATCTTCCTAGTAAAGAAGAATATCTTTGTCATAGATAATTGCACGAGGTACATCATGTAATTCAAAAATGTTCATTGAGTTTGTATTTTTGTCAAGCAGGATATAGCGTTTTGAATGAGACATTTTACTTGTTGCTCATGACTGTAAATTGTTAATATTTAACTGACCGGTTATAGAGTGTTGACTTCCTGTCACGAGAACAATTAAATGTTTCCGGAAAAGGAACCTTTGGTCTGATTGGTCTTCTTTTAGGAGTTGAATTcaacattttattcaaaacagaTCCTTAAAGGGTAATACATTGAACACAATTATGGATTGTGCAACGAAAAACAACAATACACACATCAATGGCATCTTACTATTCATTTCAATACTAGCCAAGAGTAGGCATTGCATTTCGTAGAGAACGATAATACTGTTTTGAtcgacaacaaaaaaaagaagaatacaACAAGATTCTTATCAAACAGTATTCAAACAGCAAACATTTGGTTTCACGAGGAAACCACATTATCAGCTACTGTCCTTACACAGCCTCAGGACACCACTCGGCAGGTCCTGGAAAGCCAGACACTTCACAAACGCCTGGTCCTAATGTGGTACAGTCTACAGCCATGGTGTGTCACTTGGGCCGGATCAAAGAGAACCTGCCATTGGGGTCAGGGATGAACCACTTTTCCCACAGGTCCAGGTGGACGCAGGGATAGTCCCAAGGTTTGAAGCGGCCATTCCAATGCAGCAAGTGCGCCTCTTGGAGGAAGGTCTCCGAATATCTGGCGTCAGGACTCCAGCCTGTATGAATGAGAAACCCTAGAGTTTAGAGGAACTTGTTTTTCTCGCCAAACCTGTAGTTCATTTTGTTGGGGGGTCTGGTGACCTGTGTGAGATGGTGCAGATGTGCCGGCAgcctcacccaggtgtctgacGTGCCACAGTGGGTCTATGGTCGTGTACTTGTCATGGAACACAATCAACATGGGCGGAGTGGCCACGCCCCCTGCCATGGCACTGCTGTAGAGGTTCTCcctagaggaggaagggaaccAAAAGAAAAGAAGGTGGTATCATCATTTCAATTCTAAGAATAGCGTCGAATGGAACACACAACTCACTTGAAGTTCTCCTGCATCCATTTCTCCAGCTGTTTGGTGATTTTCTGCTTCTTCCATTCCGCCATGTCAGCAACAAACACTCCGGGGTTGAAGGAGCAATCACTTGGATTGATTCCCAGATCTCTCACCACCTGTTTTCTGTAGTCCAGAAATCCCATGTATGTAGTCTGGGAGACAGGCTCAAATGAGAAAGGATCGCGTTTCAATTATTACACCGTAAGATGCATGCAGCAAAGCAAAGACTCTTGATAAGCAACTGTCAGATGGCTTCCCGTAGTTCAAACAGACAGCAGCTGATCAAAGTCCTCCTCAGGTCAACCTGAGTAAATACTGCCCTCTAGCAGCCACAAGCAGTCTCTTCATGTGCTCAGGCCAACACATGCATTCACTCACCTGCATGCCCACACTGCGCACGACCTCGTGTGTGGAGGGCAGGTCACAGTCTGTGGCGAAGGCAGCAGCATGGCCTGGCGCCAGCTTGGTTCGGTACAGCTCCTGGATGTCACCTGGACCCGACGAAGCGAGGCAATAGTcgtaagaaaaaaaagataaaaagcTCAGGACCAACGAGGTTTATTACTTCGCTCTTTTCTTTCCCCCCGCCCTTTCTACTTCACACATGAAGGATTCACACCTTGTACGATTACATCATCATCCAGGTAGATGATTCTTTTATGGTTGATATCAAGCATGGGTAGGTAAAAGCGCACAAAGTTAAGCTGCAAATAAATTGACAGAGAGGTTACTTCAATCCAGGATGTCCACATAGCAGTTAGGTGTGTGCacatgctgggtgtgtgtgtagggtgtgtgtgtgtgtagggcgtgtgtgcgtgtagtacaGCACATACTCACTGGATGCAACAAGTCAGGCCGGGAGGAGTCTGGTTTCACCTTTCCTTTCAGTACCATAGGGTTGAACTCCAGAATTTTATACTTGATTCCCTTCAGCTTGGTCTTCTCTATGTACTGTCTAtgggacacacacaaagacgacCAAAGGCTAGGATGTTCACCAGACCAAGTGTGTGAAGTGTATAACTTTGACTTTAACTCAGAACTTGGATTGCTGCAAAAGATaaaaaggatggagggaagaattTTGTGGACGCAACAAACCGTGTAAGCTTCACAGCCTCACGAAGAGTGACAATATAGAATAACACGCTGGCGTCCGTGTTACTATGGATACTGTTGATGGTTGCCATGGTTCCCCCTATGCGCTCCTCAGATGCACAGATGACCACTGGTATGATGTTTGAGGGCTTCTCCAGTGCAATATCAGGTTCATGTCCAGGATCCCTTTTAATTTCTGTATAGGATCCTAGATGCACATAGTACTGGTTTGACATGAACAACCACTTCAAATGTATTATCAAATTGaaaatatgaaatgtaacaGTATTAAAGGCAATGCCTTTAGTCACGGATAGCTTAAACTTCAAGGTCTAATCCAGATAGTCTTGGTTTGCACTGACGCCCTCAGGTGAGCGTCTTGTTGCAGTGAGGCCTGTTCTCACCTGTTCTCACCGGAGGGGCATTGACATACCTGTGTGTTTAGGCCGATGTGATGCTCTGAACAGCTTACTGTGGAGGATGAGACATACCATCAGAACCAGCAGCGTGAGGAGGATGCGGTTGACTGGAACAAAGCAGAAAGACAAAGGCAACATTCAGAAAGGTACACTTCTCTAACACTATGTGAATATCTTGCACAGTTTGTGATACTTTGCAGAGTGCTTTCCCTATAACAAAAGTACATtttagcaacacagctaacactGTGTAATATCTTTCAAGGAGAAAATGTCACACACATTGTCACAGGGGCCTGGGTTTTAATTCAACCCGTgtcatttcctgcatgtcctcccctctctctctctccattatgTTTCCTGCTGCTCTTCTTTTAAATGCAATTGCACTGACTTCAAAACTTGAATTAGTTTAAACACATTCTTGGAGAGGCCAATTAATcagttctcccctcctcttcttaaACCTGCTTTGCCCCATAATGCTGTCACGTCCTTTTCAATCAACTGATTACCTTGAGGAAGGGATGAAAGAAAGCCTTGTCATCTGCACCCAATCAAAGTTCTCACCTTTTATGACCCCTCCTCCAGGTACCATGACCAATCCAAAATAATAGCCCAGGCAGCCCCTCCCATCCCTGGCATTCTGCTCATCAGCACACAGACCTTAACCATGTGTCGGCAGCAGCAGTTAAGCTGAGTCATCAATCATCAGACTGGCACATTCCCCCCAAAATGATGTGACCTCTCTAAAATCTCCTTCCTATAACAACCCGCAGATAACCAATGTTAGGTTTTCACCTTATTGAAATGACTTTTTTTTGGGAGTGGTCTTAAACAGCTTCATATCCAAACGTTcataaatgtttttgtaatagTTGAAAGTGAAGAGTAGAGTGTGGGAGAGTGAAATTGGATTCCTAGCCCTACACCCTGCTTACCTCATCAGCGCTGAGAAAAGTCAGGATtggtagacagacacacatacccaaACGTGCACATTCACATGCGCAACGTCACATAATTTATGGTGTTGGATGCAATCCAGCTCTGCTGGGGAACactctggagggagagagggttggagggcTCGTGCCATACAAAGACTGCATTGAGCCCAGCTCCAAACACAATGTTAAAGTTAGGCAAACTCAATTATTTACAAAACACTGTTttattgtgtgagtgtttaaAGACTGGCACGCAGTGAGACTTGTTCGACAAGTAGGAATTGCTCAATCCAAAGAGAATGTTAAGATTCATTTTTAAAAAACGGTGTCAGGACCAGCTAGGAGTAATCATAACGCCACTCACTTTTCCTCAAAAGAGCCATTTCTCATTCTTCGTCAAGCAGCATCTGCAAACAGAGAATGAGATTTGACAGGCAACATGTACAGAAAAACTATCAGAAAAAGAAGCAGATGACCTTAAGAGAGGCCCAGCTCAAATGGACTGAGACACAAAACAGCAGTCAGATAAACAACCAGGAGAAGTGAAGATACTGCATGGTTTGGCATTGGCACTGAGGCCTAGCTGAGGATCCAACCAAAGGGGATATACAACTATAAATCCCTCCCTGAGCAGGATCCAGATGTGCTCCAGGGGATCTGGCTGTCCTCTCAGAGAAAGACACAAAGTCCCCATCACATCTGCTGAAGTCAGGAAGTCTAACATACCTACCATGGCATTGGTGGATTTTTGGTATTCGCATTCATAGCTTATTGGTTTGTGCATTCCAGAGCACGCTAAAACATGATATTTGGTGCAACCTTTTTGTGTATTTGTAATTGGTCATTGCGATTAAGATCATTGAGAGGCATATGGTTGTAGTTTCACAAATCCCTGGGGCACTTCCTTCCTGGTGGCATTTTTCAATAAACCGTCTTACAGTGATTCAATTTCAGACGTAAACACAAAAAGGAACATCATGTTCATCGAGTATTTAATGTAACATTAATGTGTCCCTATTAACTTCATAGCTTTATGATAGAAAATCACAGTCATAACAGCAAATAATGAAGATGTTAGGTTATTGTTCTTGCATATAATTATGTTCTTTTGCTCTAGATATTTTGAAAAACGGTATCCTCCAGCAATTCTAACGTGTCATCAGCCCTGGAGAAAATAATAGAGCAATGTTGCAATGTTCTTGAAAGATCACAACCATTTGGAGATGCATTTACCTCCCCTGCTGTTTCCTCTAATGCTGAGTTTTGAAATGTGCACCATTTGTAAACAATGGCAGTGAGCTTAATCACATCACTGACGAACTGTCAAAAATCATTAACTGACTTATGTATTCTTATTCAGATTCTAAAGCCTGCAGTAATAGAAAAGGTGTACAATAGCCCGATGACGAGATAGGCGAGTTTCCTATGGGGGGGACCACAGGGGTTTCTGCACTGGAACATATAGTTCTTCTACACTTATGTAACTATAATAGAGTTTGAAGACCGAAATAAATTATCTAACCACAACTGTGTCCATCGATTAGTCAACTATTTATCGTTGAAGATAATTATAATATTTTATGGAAAACGATTAATACAATGAATTAAAAAGGGGTGTGTCTCTTGTTTTGTATGGGCTTCATGCACGGGCTATAAAGAAAAGCAACTCTCTAAAGTATTATAAAGTAAAAGTACTGCTTACCAGAAGAAGTGTCAGTAATTATCCACACCGCATAACGACCATCCATTCCCCGTGCATGTTCTTTAATAAACGCTTCGGAGTGAGTCTAACACACCCTCACCAACCGCAaacctctttcttttctcccttttcAGGAAGTTCCTTCCAGATGTAAATCAAGACCTAATCTTGTTCACCCCTGGAAGCACAAATGGCTTTGGCTTTCCATTGATTGAAGATAGATTGAAGAGAAAGCCTTTGGATACATCCATAATGACATTAATTAGACTACGGGATGAGTTACATCATGTTGGTGTACctaacttttacattttaatttgtCATTCATTAAGTTAAGACGTTTCTTTATAATTAAATAATAGGAATGACGCTACACGTTTCATGAAGTCATCGACCTCATTATGTTCAGTCACCGTCAAGTTTTTATTAAAATGTCTTCTTGATTTTTTTCCAATACCCACATCATATGCCTTTTATCCCAGAGAAATATTCAAAATGTCCCAATAGATAGCATAGGCTATCTAAAAAAGTAAGCCAAAAATATCTGAATATTGGCCTACATCCATACTATTTTGCAGGAGCCAACATGCGTTTATAAAACTAAGAATGATATTATTGCACTGTCTGGTAAAAATTACAGTCCTTTTTATCTGTGGCCAAAGTAAAACAAATGTTTTGCTGGAAGCCAAGGTGGAATATGGTTGGCATAGCCTAACCACTACACACTACAATAAATTGTTTGTTTAAGCTTCTTGTTTTACTGATAACGTTTGTTGATTAGATTATATCTGAAGTAGTCAAGGTGCAGTAGCCTTACAAGGACATTTAAATACCaggaaaataaaaatgtactgtAGAAGGTAGACTGGGGGCCATTCTCTCATACAGCTAGTAGTCTTTTGTGTCTTTACCAACTCTGTAACATACATTTGTACCTAGTCAAGAGACAGATACAAACTAGTTTTCACAAGCACAAGCAATTGACAGCAAGTTGACAGCAATCAACTTTATTATCATCTCCAAGTGATTTCAGACAACTGTTTACCAGTAAGATGCATCTGGTGTGGGACAATCAAAATCAATCACTGCGTTTCATATGCCTTGAGAGGTTGCATCAATAAAGATTATAAATGATCATGATAGAGCAATTTTGTGATACTAGGTGTGAATATCTGTAGAGAAATAACTATTTTTTTTAGATTGGGACAAGTCATGTAAAGCAGGCTGATTTCATGTGTAGGTCATTGTTTGGCCATCATTATACTTGACCAAACCTGCATTTAGCAGTGCCGATTTTAGGTCTATGAGTGCAACTCGGTGACCGTCTTGCTATATACGTAGACTTGGCAAAAATTTGACTTTCTTTTGTTGAACTTGTGCAATGGACGAGGAGCACGCTTTAAAACATTTAATAAAACTTACCCAGGATGGTAAATTGTGCGCTCTCGAAAAAGAACTTGGCGTCAACAGCAAAATTGCACGTATTGTCAACAAGAAACATTTTGGGAGATCGGGTGATACGTTGTTGCATTATGCTGCCCGCCACGGCCACTTGGccgttttaaagtttttaataaAGGACATAGGGATGGATATTGAACTGTATAATAACGACTACAAGAGAGGTCTGCATGAAGCTGCTTCAATGGGACATAAGGAATGTGTCAGTTTTTTGATCAAGGAGTGTGCAAAAGTAGACTGCTTGAAAAAGGCTGATTGGTAAGTCTTAGAGATTTACAAATATTACATTATCAGACATAATAAACCTAAATGTATACTGTAAATACTTTGAAATACCAATATCTTACCGCTAGTTGGTATctcccttcgatagctcagttggtagagcggaggactgtagaggCAAAGTGCTGatatccttaggtcgctggttcaaatccggctcgaaggagtgctttttattttattttcgtgTGACGTCTTACCTTTTCACGTTATGATATATTTATGAAAtacaatattctcaaattatAGTTATGTGGAAAATGACAGAATATAACTCAGCTGTACCATAATATGGCAGGACTCCTCTAATGATGGCCTGCACACACCAGAACCTGGGAATCATTCAGGAGTTGCTCTCCCATGGAGCAGACCCCACACTTAAGAACAAGGATGGGTGGAACTCCTTCCATATAGCCTGCAGAGAGGGAGATCCCATAGTCATACAACATCTACTTCTAGTAAGCCCTGAAGTCTGGAGGACAGAGAGCAAGATCCTGAGGACTCCCTTGCACACTGCAGGTGATGTATAGGGCTTAATGTATTGTTGGGGAGGCCTATATGCTACCTGACCAAGGTCTGGATCGGTATGCATGGGAACCCATCACACTTCTCACAGTTCTTTTGGTTGCTTTTTGTGTAGCTATGCACGGCTGTGAAGAGGTTGTCGGCATCTTGTTACAGAGGTATGTATGCTTGTGTTTGTTCTAGATATTAACAAAACACGTTTTATATCTATTGGCTTTACCAATGAGTCTACATACTACATAGAGCTACAGTGCTGTCACTTTCCTTCTGTGGCAGGTGTGGGTATAACCCAGACACTCGGGACAGCTGTGGAGTCACCCCCTTCATGGATGCAGTGAGGAATGGACACATATCTGTAGCCAAACTACTGCTGAAAGAGCACAAGGTGCACTGCTGAAGACTCAATGAAGAACTATAATAAAGctataaaaaaataatctaacattgctgtgtgtgtgtgtgtatgtagtcctCCCCCATGGCCACAGATATCCTTGGGGCTCAGTCAGTGCACCAAGTTGCTGTCACTGCCCAGGAGGAGGCGCTGGTGTTCCTAGTGAAGGACCTCGGCGTGGACGTGAACCAGACTGCCACTGACATGCAACTCACTGCTCTGCATTATGCGTCCAAGGTGAGCTGGTCCACACAGTTCAAGCCTAGTTCATCATATGAATAACACCAAATCAGAATTAGATAATTGTGTATCCAAACCTTtttctttggcaggaaggtcaCACAAGCACTATAAAAACCCTTCTAACATTAGGTGCAGACCTTCATGTGAGGGACAAGAAGGGAAGAACCGGTAAGGAGCAGGTGACATACCCCACTTTGCTGACAGGAAAGAAACCTTGAAAAATATGTTGTTGGTAATGGCTGTCCATCTCCTAGCTCTTCACATGGCGTGTATTGGACAGCATGCAGACACAGTCAGGACTCTACTCCAGCTGGGACTTGCAGACACAGAGGATATATCAGGCACCATGGCTAAAGAGCATGCCAAGAAGATAGAAGTGCTCAATGTTTTTGAGTGTAAATGAAGCTAACAAATCAAAATGAAGACATTGACGTAGAAATACATGTGATAGTTATGAATAAATGttataataaataaacaaatatttatTGAACAAACATATTACATTGATATTATTATGTGATTTAGATTGATATGATGCATGTTTTAGTTAATAAAGGCCTGGTAAAATATACATTTTCACTGTGACACGTGGACCTTACAGTTCTCATCTGTAAAACTTGC
The Osmerus eperlanus chromosome 17, fOsmEpe2.1, whole genome shotgun sequence DNA segment above includes these coding regions:
- the hsp90b1 gene encoding endoplasmin — translated: MKRIWILGFICALLTFTSVRAEDDVDIDGTVEEDLGKSRDGSRTDDEVVQREEEAIQLDGLNAAQIKEIREKSEKHVFKAEVNRMMKLIINSLYKNKEIFLRELISNASDALDKIRLLSLTNEDALSGNEELTVKIKSDKEKNMLHITDTGIGMTKEDLVKNLGTIAKSGTSEFLNKMTEMQGEGQSTSELIGQFGVGFYSAFLVADKVIVTTKHNNGTQHIWESDSNEFSVIEDPRGDTLGRGTTITLVMKEEASDYLELQTIKNLVTKYSQFINFPIYVWSSKTETVEEPLDEDEAEAEKKDEAEAEAEAEVEEEEEEDKPKTKKVEKTVWDWELMNDIKPIWQRPAKEVEEDEYKAFYKSFSKETEDPIAHIHFTAEGEVTFKSILFVPSTAPRGLFDEYGSKKNDFIKLFVRRVFITDDFHDMMPKYLNFVKGVVDSDDLPLNVSRENLQQHKLLKVIRKKLVRKTLDMIKKIAEEEYNDKFWKEFGTNIKLGVIEDHSNRTRLAKLLRFQTSNSDTVLASLEQYVERMKEKQDKIYFMAGTSRKEAEASPFVENLLKKGYEVVYLTEPVDEYCVQALPEFDGKRFQNVAKEGVTFDEGDKAKEKREAVEKEYEPLTTWMKEKALKDRIEKAVLSQRLTKSPCALVASQYGWSGNMERLMKAQAYQTGKDISTNYYASQKKTLEINPKHPLIKEMLKRVNSDAEDQTASDLAMVLFETATLRSGYQLADTKAYGDRIEHMLRLSMNVDLGEQVEEEPEEEPEEQVEEEEAEDAEELKAEEEEEEQDMGARTKLEL
- the glt8d2 gene encoding glycosyltransferase 8 domain-containing protein 2 isoform X2, which produces MALLRKINRILLTLLVLMVCLILHSKLFRASHRPKHTGSYTEIKRDPGHEPDIALEKPSNIIPVVICASEERIGGTMATINSIHSNTDASVLFYIVTLREAVKLTRQYIEKTKLKGIKYKILEFNPMVLKGKVKPDSSRPDLLHPLNFVRFYLPMLDINHKRIIYLDDDVIVQGDIQELYRTKLAPGHAAAFATDCDLPSTHEVVRSVGMQTTYMGFLDYRKQVVRDLGINPSDCSFNPGVFVADMAEWKKQKITKQLEKWMQENFKENLYSSAMAGGVATPPMLIVFHDKYTTIDPLWHVRHLGWSPDARYSETFLQEAHLLHWNGRFKPWDYPCVHLDLWEKWFIPDPNGRFSLIRPK
- the glt8d2 gene encoding glycosyltransferase 8 domain-containing protein 2 isoform X1, with the protein product MALLRKINRILLTLLVLMVCLILHSKLFRASHRPKHTGSYTEIKRDPGHEPDIALEKPSNIIPVVICASEERIGGTMATINSIHSNTDASVLFYIVTLREAVKLTRQYIEKTKLKGIKYKILEFNPMVLKGKVKPDSSRPDLLHPLNFVRFYLPMLDINHKRIIYLDDDVIVQGDIQELYRTKLAPGHAAAFATDCDLPSTHEVVRSVGMQPVSQTTYMGFLDYRKQVVRDLGINPSDCSFNPGVFVADMAEWKKQKITKQLEKWMQENFKENLYSSAMAGGVATPPMLIVFHDKYTTIDPLWHVRHLGWSPDARYSETFLQEAHLLHWNGRFKPWDYPCVHLDLWEKWFIPDPNGRFSLIRPK
- the ankrd16 gene encoding ankyrin repeat domain-containing protein 16, encoding MDEEHALKHLIKLTQDGKLCALEKELGVNSKIARIVNKKHFGRSGDTLLHYAARHGHLAVLKFLIKDIGMDIELYNNDYKRGLHEAASMGHKECVSFLIKECAKVDCLKKADWTPLMMACTHQNLGIIQELLSHGADPTLKNKDGWNSFHIACREGDPIVIQHLLLVSPEVWRTESKILRTPLHTAAMHGCEEVVGILLQRCGYNPDTRDSCGVTPFMDAVRNGHISVAKLLLKEHKSSPMATDILGAQSVHQVAVTAQEEALVFLVKDLGVDVNQTATDMQLTALHYASKEGHTSTIKTLLTLGADLHVRDKKGRTALHMACIGQHADTVRTLLQLGLADTEDISGTMAKEHAKKIEVLNVFECK